The Opitutales bacterium ASA1 genome window below encodes:
- a CDS encoding serine acetyltransferase, whose product MTGPNIGVCLSALMSLQHIKEAMLRSYEEIGGINHLDGTNLPSEGSINRLASDLMHLLFPGFFQQSPARKDTLLQATGALLESVAERLRAEIEKALRSADLPEPAEQAQAYTTHLLERLPEIRTIVRTDVEAAYVGDPAARSLEEIILAYPCVLVISLQRIAHVLYRLGVPIIPRMLTEYAHERTGTDIHPGAEIGSHFFIDHCTGVVIGETTRIGHHVKIYQGVTLGAKSFELDDHGNPVKGVKRHPDIGNHVTIYPGASILGGRTVVGDHSVVGSNVWLMKSIPPDSIVYYQGEVTSVVRDKQSRSVSATSTREKTEALDWII is encoded by the coding sequence ACGAAGAGATCGGCGGCATAAATCACTTGGACGGAACCAACCTTCCGTCGGAGGGTTCGATCAACCGACTCGCGTCGGATCTCATGCATCTGCTCTTCCCGGGGTTCTTCCAACAATCACCCGCGCGGAAGGACACGCTCCTCCAGGCGACCGGAGCCTTGTTGGAGTCGGTCGCCGAACGTCTGCGCGCCGAGATCGAAAAAGCGCTTCGTTCCGCCGACCTCCCCGAACCCGCCGAGCAAGCGCAAGCGTACACGACTCATCTTCTCGAGCGCTTGCCGGAGATCCGCACCATCGTCCGAACGGACGTCGAAGCGGCCTACGTGGGCGACCCCGCCGCGCGCAGCCTCGAAGAAATCATCCTCGCCTACCCGTGTGTATTGGTGATCTCACTACAACGCATCGCCCATGTGCTCTACCGTCTCGGCGTGCCGATCATCCCGCGCATGCTCACGGAGTACGCGCACGAGCGCACCGGCACCGACATCCACCCCGGCGCGGAGATCGGCTCGCATTTCTTCATCGATCACTGCACCGGCGTCGTGATCGGCGAGACGACTCGGATCGGCCATCACGTGAAGATCTATCAAGGCGTCACGTTGGGTGCCAAGTCGTTCGAACTCGACGACCATGGCAATCCCGTGAAGGGCGTGAAACGCCATCCCGACATCGGCAACCACGTCACCATTTACCCGGGAGCGTCGATCCTCGGCGGTCGCACCGTCGTCGGCGACCACTCGGTCGTCGGATCGAACGTCTGGTTGATGAAGTCGATCCCACCGGACAGCATCGTCTACTACCAAGGCGAAGTCACCTCCGTCGTTCGCGACAAACAGTCGCGTTCGGTGAGTGCCACGTCCACTCGCGAAAAGACGGAGGCGCTCGACTGGATCATCTGA
- a CDS encoding quinone-dependent dihydroorotate dehydrogenase, translating to MGALYRGLIRPVLFRSDPETAHERAVHALALASLIAPARGVLALLAGEGAAARPVKLFGLKFPNRVGVAAGFDKNAIAWRALGALGFGHVEVGTVTLQAQPGNPKPRVFRYPAEEAVINRMGFNNDGAEAVAARLSKQPGPGKRRVPIGINLGKSRAASIDDAVADYLGSFRLLADHADYVAINISSPNTPDLRRLQDEDRVRVLLEALQGANRARGATSRPILLKIAPDVTFPQVDAILQAIVDFGLSGIIATNTTIARPGVFAHVNEAGGLSGKPVRRRSTEVIHYIARRMDGRLPVIGVGGIDDAVSAGEKLDAGASLVQVYTGMIYAGPFLGREIARGLAVRDTDWVFAPR from the coding sequence CCGGAAACGGCGCACGAGCGCGCCGTGCATGCGTTGGCGTTGGCGTCGTTGATCGCGCCAGCGCGCGGTGTGCTGGCGTTGCTGGCGGGAGAAGGGGCGGCGGCGCGACCAGTGAAACTGTTCGGCTTGAAGTTCCCCAACCGTGTGGGTGTGGCGGCTGGTTTCGACAAGAACGCGATCGCTTGGCGCGCGCTCGGTGCGCTCGGCTTCGGGCATGTCGAGGTCGGGACGGTGACGTTGCAGGCGCAGCCGGGAAACCCGAAGCCGCGCGTGTTTCGCTATCCGGCCGAAGAGGCGGTGATCAATCGGATGGGCTTCAACAACGACGGTGCCGAAGCGGTGGCGGCGCGATTGAGCAAACAACCGGGGCCCGGCAAAAGACGCGTGCCGATCGGGATCAATCTCGGAAAATCGCGCGCGGCTTCGATCGACGATGCGGTGGCGGACTACCTCGGGTCCTTTCGACTTTTGGCGGATCACGCCGACTACGTGGCGATCAACATCTCGAGTCCGAACACGCCTGATCTTCGGCGATTGCAGGACGAGGATCGTGTCCGGGTGTTGCTCGAAGCCTTGCAAGGGGCGAATCGCGCGCGCGGGGCGACGTCTCGTCCGATCCTTCTGAAGATAGCGCCGGACGTCACTTTTCCACAGGTCGACGCGATTCTCCAAGCGATCGTCGACTTCGGGCTCTCCGGTATCATCGCGACGAATACGACCATCGCGCGTCCCGGAGTGTTCGCACACGTGAACGAGGCCGGCGGACTCAGCGGCAAACCAGTGCGACGCCGTTCCACGGAAGTGATTCACTACATCGCTCGGCGCATGGACGGGCGGTTGCCCGTCATCGGCGTGGGAGGGATCGACGACGCGGTGTCGGCCGGCGAGAAGCTCGATGCCGGCGCATCGCTCGTGCAAGTCTACACGGGTATGATCTATGCAGGGCCGTTTCTCGGCCGCGAGATCGCGCGCGGGCTCGCCGTGCGCGATACCGATTGGGTGTTTGCGCCTCGCTAG
- the dapF gene encoding diaminopimelate epimerase: MRVPFTKMHGAGNDFVLMDNRAGDIHLTTASIEALCHRRFGIGADGVLLLQRPEDPSRQHARMVYFNSDGSRAEMCGNGARCFTSFALAHGEGEGNSLRFLTDAGEISATRDGDEITVQMIEPFDIRTGISVPLQAGAAIVHHANTGVPHVVRFVDDVRTIDIRPEGAELRFHPAFGPKGANANFAQITPDGLVLVRTYERGVEDETLACGTGVTAVGILAHLVHGVSLPVRLRVAGGDHLTIGLKRDGDRVTAVTMTGPAKLVFTGEVDI, translated from the coding sequence ATGCGCGTCCCCTTCACGAAAATGCACGGTGCCGGCAACGATTTCGTCCTTATGGACAATCGTGCCGGCGACATCCACCTGACCACGGCGTCGATCGAAGCGTTGTGCCACCGCCGTTTCGGCATCGGTGCCGACGGCGTGCTGCTCCTCCAGCGCCCGGAGGATCCGTCGCGCCAACACGCCCGCATGGTCTACTTCAACTCCGACGGCTCACGCGCCGAGATGTGCGGCAACGGGGCCCGCTGTTTCACCTCGTTCGCGCTCGCGCACGGTGAAGGCGAAGGAAACTCCCTGCGTTTCCTCACCGACGCAGGCGAGATCTCCGCCACGCGCGACGGCGACGAAATCACCGTGCAGATGATCGAACCCTTCGACATCCGCACCGGCATCTCCGTCCCGCTCCAAGCCGGAGCCGCGATCGTGCACCACGCCAACACGGGCGTGCCTCACGTGGTCCGCTTCGTCGACGACGTCCGCACGATCGACATTCGCCCCGAGGGCGCGGAACTGAGGTTTCATCCCGCCTTCGGTCCCAAAGGCGCGAACGCCAACTTCGCCCAAATCACTCCCGACGGACTCGTGCTCGTCCGCACATACGAGCGTGGCGTGGAAGACGAGACGCTTGCCTGCGGCACCGGCGTAACCGCGGTCGGCATCCTGGCCCATCTCGTCCACGGTGTTTCGCTCCCCGTGCGCCTTCGCGTCGCCGGGGGCGACCACCTCACGATCGGCCTGAAGCGCGACGGTGACCGCGTCACTGCCGTGACGATGACGGGACCTGCAAAGTTGGTGTTCACCGGCGAGGTAGACATCTAG